In Candidatus Methylomirabilis lanthanidiphila, the following proteins share a genomic window:
- a CDS encoding SpoVT / AbrB like domain protein: MVETSRVGRRGTIVIPAAIRHRLKIEEGAFVIVEEREDGVLIRPAALMPIEIYTAERRAEFLLSNAVDAEDYARAREEVRAMGLDPDAIPHYTAAGN, encoded by the coding sequence ATGGTAGAGACAAGCAGGGTAGGAAGGCGGGGAACTATCGTTATTCCGGCGGCGATCCGCCATCGTCTCAAAATCGAAGAGGGCGCATTCGTCATTGTTGAAGAACGAGAGGACGGAGTCCTGATCCGCCCGGCGGCCCTCATGCCGATTGAGATCTACACGGCCGAACGCCGGGCCGAGTTCCTTCTCTCAAATGCAGTTGATGCTGAGGATTACGCCCGAGCGCGTGAAGAGGTCAGGGCCATGGGACTCGACCCCGATGCGATTCCCCACTATACGGCCGCCGGGAATTGA
- a CDS encoding DNA polymerase III subunit beta, translating to MEDQGEMLTDLDGVVERLIAAYDPERIILFGSHAAGRAQEGSDFDLLILKESDREPLDRQIEVERILSDRLVPLDLFVYTPQEVWALYAAGSPFLEEVLGRGRVLYMRKATGAWIAEARDELESAAILFDHHKYRGVCLHSQQTVEKCLKALLLEKARPLTRTHDIVELLNLVTAEGWTVSVPMDEAVFLNSVYRGCYPTERGLLPHGEPGEKDAHRALQAAKTLMQRVDELLGKSGAP from the coding sequence ATGGAAGATCAGGGCGAGATGCTGACTGACCTTGATGGAGTTGTCGAGCGATTGATCGCGGCGTACGATCCCGAGAGGATCATTCTCTTTGGCTCACACGCCGCCGGTCGCGCCCAAGAGGGGAGTGATTTTGATCTCTTAATTCTTAAGGAGTCCGACAGAGAGCCCCTCGATCGACAGATCGAAGTGGAGAGGATTCTCTCGGATCGGCTCGTGCCTCTGGACCTGTTCGTCTACACCCCTCAAGAGGTGTGGGCTCTGTACGCAGCCGGCAGTCCATTCCTGGAGGAGGTCCTTGGCCGGGGGAGGGTACTGTATATGAGAAAAGCCACAGGGGCATGGATCGCAGAGGCCAGGGACGAGCTGGAGAGTGCGGCCATTCTCTTTGATCACCACAAGTATAGAGGAGTCTGTCTACATAGCCAGCAGACGGTGGAGAAGTGCCTGAAGGCCTTGCTTCTGGAGAAGGCTCGACCGCTGACGCGAACCCACGATATCGTTGAGTTGCTCAACCTTGTCACCGCCGAAGGGTGGACCGTAAGCGTGCCCATGGACGAGGCGGTTTTCCTCAACAGTGTCTACAGAGGGTGTTACCCCACTGAGCGGGGGCTGTTGCCGCACGGGGAACCAGGCGAAAAGGATGCGCACCGCGCCCTTCAGGCTGCCAAGACCCTGATGCAACGCGTAGATGAACTCCTGGGCAAATCAGGTGCACCATAG
- a CDS encoding YcfA-like protein, giving the protein MAKKIPALKPRELIRLLLAEGCIFYREGKGDHRLYSRTVAGRKRIVPIDMGAGELSPLYVLRILRQLSFSDEEIERLLRK; this is encoded by the coding sequence ATGGCTAAAAAGATTCCCGCGCTTAAACCGCGGGAACTCATCCGCTTGCTGCTGGCCGAAGGGTGTATATTCTATCGCGAAGGCAAGGGCGATCACCGGCTGTACAGTCGAACGGTTGCGGGCAGGAAACGCATCGTTCCAATAGACATGGGCGCAGGTGAGCTTTCACCGCTCTACGTGTTACGCATTCTCAGGCAGCTCAGCTTCAGCGATGAAGAGATCGAGCGTCTCCTTCGGAAGTAA